Proteins encoded by one window of Ulvibacter sp. MAR_2010_11:
- a CDS encoding peptidylprolyl isomerase, whose product MQDGIYAKFITEKGDIVIKLTHDKTPGTVGNFVALAEGNLENKAKAQGTPYYDGLTFHRVIPDFMVQGGDPNGTGSGGPGYNFDDEFHPELKHDVPGVLSMANAGKGTNGSQFFITHVPTPWLDNNHTVFGHVVEGQDVVDAIAQGDTMKKVEIIRQGKEAEKWNAVENFRQFTGAKAAREEAAKKSQEELLTSISEGFETTESGLRYQIIQKGSGVQAEKGKTVGVHYKGMLADGGEFDNSYKRGNPIEFPLGMGNVIEGWDEGIQLLKVGDKARFVIPSHLAYGAQGAGGVIPPNATLVFDVELMHVK is encoded by the coding sequence ACGGTATTTACGCAAAATTTATCACCGAAAAAGGTGACATAGTAATAAAACTTACTCACGACAAAACTCCCGGAACCGTAGGGAACTTTGTCGCTTTGGCAGAAGGTAATTTAGAAAATAAAGCAAAAGCTCAGGGGACTCCGTACTACGACGGATTGACATTTCACCGTGTTATCCCCGATTTTATGGTACAGGGAGGTGATCCTAACGGAACAGGATCCGGAGGTCCGGGTTATAATTTCGATGATGAGTTCCATCCCGAATTGAAGCACGATGTTCCCGGAGTGTTGTCCATGGCAAATGCCGGAAAAGGCACCAATGGAAGTCAGTTTTTTATCACACACGTACCTACACCCTGGTTGGACAACAACCACACTGTTTTTGGGCATGTAGTGGAAGGACAGGATGTTGTTGACGCTATAGCGCAAGGGGATACCATGAAAAAGGTGGAAATTATCAGACAGGGAAAAGAGGCCGAAAAATGGAATGCGGTTGAGAATTTCAGACAATTTACAGGGGCGAAGGCTGCGCGTGAAGAAGCGGCTAAAAAATCTCAGGAAGAATTACTAACCTCTATTTCGGAAGGATTTGAAACTACCGAAAGCGGACTTAGATATCAAATCATTCAAAAAGGCAGCGGTGTACAGGCCGAAAAGGGTAAAACCGTAGGTGTACATTACAAAGGAATGCTCGCCGATGGAGGTGAATTCGACAACTCCTATAAACGAGGAAACCCCATTGAATTTCCGTTAGGAATGGGCAACGTGATTGAAGGATGGGACGAAGGAATTCAGTTATTGAAAGTGGGTGACAAAGCTCGCTTTGTGATTCCATCGCATTTGGCCTATGGGGCTCAAGGCGCAGGGGGAGTGATTCCTCCCAATGCTACCTTGGTGTTCGACGTCGAGTTGATGCATGTAAAATAA